The Anabrus simplex isolate iqAnaSimp1 chromosome 1, ASM4041472v1, whole genome shotgun sequence genome window below encodes:
- the LOC136856898 gene encoding sepiapterin reductase-like, which produces MGDICNKAFWGQRSFCLITGASQGIGRNLAIDFGRRLGKDSILILLARSEPNLVETKSLVENANDEISVQIHPGDLSKPKPGQFKELIQNTLSVLKAKPEDFQLAMIVHNAGSLGDVQEEASKITSMEKLEDYFSLNLFSVICLNSEFLSVFPEQSVSKRVVLNITSLCAVKPMKSLSYYCMGKACREMFFRVLAEENSSLTVLSYSPGPVNTGMITELISHVKHQEVKDLFVSMKTTDSLVPVDKTTQRLINILEKGTFTSGSRVDYFDSNE; this is translated from the coding sequence ATGGGTGATATATGCAATAAGGCTTTTTGGGGCCAGCGCTCCTTTTGCTTAATAACTGGTGCTAGTCAAGGTATAGGCCGTAATTTAGCAATTGATTTTGGTCGTAGACTTGGTAAGGATTCAATTTTGATTTTGCTAGCAAGGTCAGAACCAAATCTTGTTGAAACCAAAAGTCTAGTAGAAAATGCAAATGATGAGATATCTGTGCAAATACATCCCGGTGATCTTTCTAAGCCAAAGCCAGGACAATTTAAAGAACTTATTCAAAATACTCTCTCAGTTTTGAAGGCTAAACCAGAAGATTTTCAGTTAGCTATGATTGTTCATAATGCAGGTAGTTTGGGTGATGTCCAAGAAGAAGCTTCAAAGATCACTAGCATGGAAAAGTTGGAAGATTACTTTTCCCTTAATCTGTTTTCTGTCATATGCCTCAATTCAGAGTTTTTATCTGTTTTTCCTGAGCAATCTGTCTCCAAACGAGTTGTCCTTAACATTACATCCCTATGTGCTGTGAAGCCAATGAAGTCTCTGTCTTATTATTGTATGGGTAAAGCATGCAGAGAAATGTTCTTCAGAGTTCTTGCTGAAGAGAACAGTTCTCTGACTGTGCTGAGTTACTCTCCTGGTCCTGTCAACACTGGAATGATAACAGAACTTATTTCACATGTAAAGCACCAAGAAGTGAAAGATTTGTTTGTTTCTATGAAAACTACTGATTCACTTGTTCCTGTTGACAAGACAACTCAGAGATTAATAAATATTCTTGAGAAGGGAACCTTCACTTCTGGAAGTAGAGTAGATTACTTTGATTCTAATGAGTAG